Within the Candidatus Eremiobacteraceae bacterium genome, the region CGCCATCGTGCGTCGCGAGGCGGCTCCCATAAGCTGCGCGAGGGGCAGACGGTCGATATCAATACGGCGACAGAATCGGAACTCACGCAATTGCCGGGCGTGGGGCCAAGCTTAGCCGGTCGCATCGTCGAATATCGCCAGTCAAACGGCCCTTTCCAGACACCTGACGATCTGCAAAACGTCTCCGGTATCGGTCCCAGCAAGTTCGCGAAGATGCAGCCGTTCATCCGGATCTGACCCGCTTGCGTACTTCCAACTATAGACTATCCGTCTTTGTTGGAGATTCCGCATGCCTCCTATCGCCGCATTGCTCACCGCTGTCATGGTCGCCGTCGCTAGCCCCTCGCTCAACTTCGTCACCGGCGCGGCCGATTGGATCCATGGTAAATTCACCGCCGCTCAACTTCAGGGCAAAGTTGTTTTGGTGGACTTCTATACGTTCGGCTGCATCAATTGCAAGCACACAGAGCCGAATCTACGCTCCCTGTATGCGAACACGCCGCGCAAGGATCTCGTCATCATCGGCGTGCACAGTCCGGAGACAAGCTTCGAACGCGACCTAAAGAACCTCGTCGCCTCGCTTTCCGATCAGGGCATCGCATGGCCGGTCGTCGTGGATAACGATTTCAAGGTTTGGAATGCATGCGGCGTGACGGCGTGGCCCACGCAAATGGTCTTCGATCGCAAGGGCGTGCTCCGGCAGACATTTGTGGGCGAAGGCTACGACAGCGAACTGGACTCGCTCATCACATCATTGATCAGCGCACAGTAGCTCGATCGCAGCCGTCGAGCTAGATCCCCGCAAACCATTCGTAGCCCTGATCTTCCCAGTATCCGCCGGAGCCGGGAAGCATCGCGACCGCTTCGATGCCTTGCACGTACTTCGCGCTCTTGTACCCGAGCTGGGTCGGCACTTTCAGTCGGATCGGCGCGCCGTTTTCGACGGGCACAGGTTTGTCGTTGAGCTCGTAGGCCAGCAGCGCTTGGGGGTGCGCCGCCTGCTTCAACGTCAGCGATTCGTAGTACATCGTGCCGGAGCCGTCGTCGTCCATGCAGTGGAACACGACGTAGCGAGCCGCCGATCTTGGCTGCGCGACTGCTAGTAGATCGCCGAGCCGGACTCCCGTCCACTTGCCGATCACGCTCCAGCCTTCGACGCAATCGTGGCGCGTGATCTGCGCAACGCGGTTGAACCGCCCGCGTAATTCGGCGAGCGTGTACGACGCCGGCTTGTCCACGAGCCCTCCGACGGTCAGTCGGTATCCACGCCAGCCATCTTGTGCCCAGTGCGCGTATTGCGGGCTCGCCGGCGGCATGAAACCGTTCGGCCGGAAGACGGGCGAGATATCGCGCTCGCGATACTCGCGCGCGAGCGGCTGGCCCGCGCCCAAGATCGCGAAGTTCACGTGCTCGGGGAGCGCGAGCGCACCGCGGACGATGCCGGTCTGCCCAAGCTTGTCTGCGATTCCGGAACAGCCGGCCAACGCAGTCGCGCCGGTTAGTGCGATGAATCGGTCGCGGCGCATCTCACTTCGCTCCTTTCACGGCGAAACGCCCGGTGATCATCGAGCGCATATTATTGATAAAGCCCGTCAACACGACCATCGCGATGTGCCCGACGAAGAAGCCCGTCAAAGCGATCCACGCCGCGAAATGCCAGACGCGCGCGAACTGCCGTCCACCGAGGATCGCCGGCAGCCACGGCGCCCACGCATCGACGCTCGGCGAAAGCGCGAGCCCCGAGACGATGACGAGCGGTGCGACGATCCACACGACTCCGAAGTACGCGAGCTTCTGCATCGGATTGAGTTCGGCAGTCGGCGGGATCTTCCACGGCTTGAGATGCTCTTTTAGCGTGTGAGGCAGCGCCTTGAAGTCGGCCTTTGTCGGGATGAGCTTTACGGCGAAGCGCGCATAGACAAGCGCGCACAGCACGAAAATCCATGCGAAGAATATGTGCCACCGGCGTCCGTCTGCGAGATCTTGTTCGGATGGAATCGTCGCCCAGCTCGGAAATGCACGCGCGCCCTCGCTGCCCAGGCCGTTATCGCCCCAGCCGAGTACGTGCGTGGTCGGAATGCGTACGCTGCCGATCTGAACCCAGCCATGTGGATTGCCCTGACCGTCGGTCTCGCCTGAGATGGAGAGGATCGGGCTATTGAAATTCGACGCATCCGATGCGTACAGCGCGGGGTGCGCGTTGAAGATCTGCATACCGCTCATCGCCAAGACGAAGAGCGTTAGCGCTATGACCCAATGCGTGATGCGCACGACGAGCGGGTGGCGCAGGATGAGATGCGTCATCCGGTTCTTCTGCATGGACCCTCCGAGCCGTATACGCGCCGGACGAGCGCGCGGATGCACCGAGCTCGCGATTGGCGTTCTGGTCCGACAGGTCCGGCCGACACCGGCTGCGGTGGGACGGCGTCTACGCCACTATTCGTGGCGCAGTGCTTCGATCGGATTCAAGAGCGAGGCGCGGCGCGCTGGATAGAAACCGAACAGGACACCGACTAGGGCGGCAAATCCAAACGAGATCATCACTGAGGTGGGCACGATCACGATCGGCCAGCCGGCGCCGTTCGCCGTAGCGATTGCGGCCCCGATCCCGGCCATAACCCCGATCGCACCTCCGATACATGACAGCGCGACTGCTTCAACCAAGAACTGCAGCAGGATGTCGCGCTCGCGCGCGCCGACGGCCATGCGGATGCCGATTTCGCGCGTGCGCTCGGTCACCGAAACGAGCATGATATTCATGATCCCGATTCCGCCCACGATGAGCGAAACCGCGGCGATGCCCGCGAGCAGCTGTGACTGGACGTTCGCCGTGGCTGTGGCCGCCTGCTGGACGCTTGCGATATTGCGCACCGAGAAATCGTCGGGCTGACGCGGTGTGAGACGATGTCGCAAGCGCAGCAGCGCTTCGATGGATGAGACCGCGCCATCGACCGCATCGGGGCTCGAGGCGGAGATGAGGATCGAAGACAGCCAGTTTTGGCCGTTGAGACGAAGCTGCATGGCGGTGATCGGCACGATGATCTGATCGTCCTGATCGCGGCCGAAGCCGCTCTGGCCCTTTGATTCGAGCACGCCGACGACCAAGAACGGCACACCTTTGATGATGACCGTCTGACCGAGCGCCGCGCCCGACGGGAAGAGATTTTGCACGACCGTCTGTCCGAGCACGGCCACTTTCGCGCCCGAGCGGACGTCGTCGGCGCTGATGAATCGCCCGCTCGTCGTGTTCCAATTCTCCACGACGCTCCATCCGGGCGTCGTGCCGAGGATAGACGTGGCCCAGTTGTTGCCTCCCGAGATGGCTTGCGCGTTCGTGCTCGACAGCGGTGCGACGCCGGCCACGGTTGGGATATCCGCGGAGATAGCGTCCGCGTCGGCCGATTTAAGCGACTGGCGCGCGCCGGCGCCGAGCTGCACGCCGCCCGTGATCACGCTGCCGGGCACGACGACGATCAGGTTGCTGCCGAGCCGGGCGAGCTGCGCGGCGACAGCGGCTTGCGCGCCGCTGCCGATAGCCATGGATGTGATGACCGCGCCGACGCCGATGATGATGCCGAGCATGGTGAGAAGCGAACGGAAGGCATTGCGCACGAGCGACTGCCACGCGACGCGGAACAGACCGGCGGTATTCATGACGTGCTCCCGACCGCGACCTTCGCGTGGTCGTCCACGACGAGCCCGTCACGAAAGACGACGACGCGCCG harbors:
- a CDS encoding thioredoxin-like domain-containing protein, which codes for MPPIAALLTAVMVAVASPSLNFVTGAADWIHGKFTAAQLQGKVVLVDFYTFGCINCKHTEPNLRSLYANTPRKDLVIIGVHSPETSFERDLKNLVASLSDQGIAWPVVVDNDFKVWNACGVTAWPTQMVFDRKGVLRQTFVGEGYDSELDSLITSLISAQ
- a CDS encoding molybdopterin-dependent oxidoreductase produces the protein MRRDRFIALTGATALAGCSGIADKLGQTGIVRGALALPEHVNFAILGAGQPLAREYRERDISPVFRPNGFMPPASPQYAHWAQDGWRGYRLTVGGLVDKPASYTLAELRGRFNRVAQITRHDCVEGWSVIGKWTGVRLGDLLAVAQPRSAARYVVFHCMDDDGSGTMYYESLTLKQAAHPQALLAYELNDKPVPVENGAPIRLKVPTQLGYKSAKYVQGIEAVAMLPGSGGYWEDQGYEWFAGI
- a CDS encoding cytochrome b/b6 domain-containing protein; its protein translation is MQKNRMTHLILRHPLVVRITHWVIALTLFVLAMSGMQIFNAHPALYASDASNFNSPILSISGETDGQGNPHGWVQIGSVRIPTTHVLGWGDNGLGSEGARAFPSWATIPSEQDLADGRRWHIFFAWIFVLCALVYARFAVKLIPTKADFKALPHTLKEHLKPWKIPPTAELNPMQKLAYFGVVWIVAPLVIVSGLALSPSVDAWAPWLPAILGGRQFARVWHFAAWIALTGFFVGHIAMVVLTGFINNMRSMITGRFAVKGAK
- a CDS encoding ABC transporter permease; protein product: MNTAGLFRVAWQSLVRNAFRSLLTMLGIIIGVGAVITSMAIGSGAQAAVAAQLARLGSNLIVVVPGSVITGGVQLGAGARQSLKSADADAISADIPTVAGVAPLSSTNAQAISGGNNWATSILGTTPGWSVVENWNTTSGRFISADDVRSGAKVAVLGQTVVQNLFPSGAALGQTVIIKGVPFLVVGVLESKGQSGFGRDQDDQIIVPITAMQLRLNGQNWLSSILISASSPDAVDGAVSSIEALLRLRHRLTPRQPDDFSVRNIASVQQAATATANVQSQLLAGIAAVSLIVGGIGIMNIMLVSVTERTREIGIRMAVGARERDILLQFLVEAVALSCIGGAIGVMAGIGAAIATANGAGWPIVIVPTSVMISFGFAALVGVLFGFYPARRASLLNPIEALRHE